In Anthonomus grandis grandis chromosome 17, icAntGran1.3, whole genome shotgun sequence, the DNA window TTTCCTAAATTGATTTTCACTATAACAGTGAcctaatacccaacaaaataactAACGTTTTTAGGACTAACCTAGATTTGTAACGGGCATAGATTCCCCCATTGAAAACACCATGGTCAACAGCAAAGAGGAATAATTAAGTTTGGGAATGTTCCGTGGATTCGCCATCATATCCCTGGCTAATTCACCGGGCAGCACCGAATTCAGCATGATACTAATAACGGTTTTATCTAAACTGCATAACACCCCGAAGGCTTGCAGTAATAATTGCCTAATCGACCACCTGACCTCCATCTGATAATACTGGATCAGGGTGGTTATCACGTGATACTGATCGGACGATATCACGTGACGTGATATGCTTGTGTCCGCGTTGGACTGAAAATCGAAGGGAATCTTAAGTTGTCTTTAATTGAGTAATTTTGAAAGACTCACCAGTATAGATATAAGTTCGGTGATGTATTCTTTAATAACGATTTCGTCCTCGTGCAACATCCAGCTGCGCTGCTGCGAATCCTCCTTGCAACTGGTCAGTTCGTTGAAGATGATTTTTAAGCGACTCGCGTCGTGGGTTTGTTCGATTTGTCCATCGTCTACGACCAGGCACGACTGGGAGTGTGATAAAATTGTGCTAAAGGGAAGATTTTGATGTACATTGACAAAAACAAAACCTTAACTTTCCATACCAAATCAATTTTAATAGAAGCATATGGTACCGAGCAAAAGTGGACAaacagtatttatttaataaaaagccaGAGTGGTTGACTATTGCCCATAAATAAAGCCTCACATATGtataataatgatattatataataaattaaaagtgggTTTCTTATTctatacaatttatttcatttaatacaAATGAGTGCTCTGTTGAACAACACTTATAAAAGATGTCCTGACTGTCCGATCAGTCACCTTGAGGAAAGTGCCGGTTTTAGCTGGTTTACTTACTTACTGTAATAAACCCTACACATAGAAACTAGAGAATcttaattattaacattattaaacatttaCAGATGTGTATTCCAACtgagataataattaatagaaatGTATGATtgaattgattaaaaataattaatgaatttcaTTATTATACCTTGGCTGTTAGGTACATTATGTGACatgttttcaaaagtatttacTTCAAATTTTTGGTACTATTAGAATTGTATCTCTACAATCCCTTTTAATGTTGACACATTATAAATAACACTATGAAATTCTAGCTGCTTAATTTGCCAACTTAACCtaacaaattgaaatttttaccCACTTTTCAACCTAGTTTTCTCCCTAATAAGTCTGATAAATTATATACAATAACCATAAAATAAGAATCATTCTAATGTAccttaaatatggaaaaattgaTGCTGGTAAAAGCTCATGTAATCCCTGAATCACTGTCTCAACGGCAATCCTGGACATTTCATGTGATAAATTCGTGTTAATCCTGACACTCTCTACTAAATCATATACTGACTGTGCGGTTATCACTGGTGTTACTGACGAGCAATTCATATCAGATGATTTTTTAGATGATTCATATTGTTCAGatctaaaaaatgaaattatttgacTGTGCAATTTTTCacataaatgtaatttattatatatttctatatatattggattccattaataataatattaaataagttaatatgaAGAAAAAACTACAAACCTTTTGGCATCATAGATTTCAGACTTAACCTCCTCGTGAATGTTCTCGATACTCTTCTGAATACTCTCCATGCTTTTCGTCACCGGCTTAATGGGTTCCTCTATAGAATGCGATCGGTAACTCTTAAATTTGACATCTCCCTCAAACCTTTCCTCGTTATTAATTGTGTTTTGACGTTCCGGTATTTGTTCCACCTGTTTCCTCAGTTCCTTCAAACGTACTATAATGTCATTCCTCTTTTCCACTGCCATAATTTCGTTGTCTTTCCTCTTAATGTTCTCCAAGGCGTTCTCTAAAAATTTCACATAAAACGTGGGACTGACCGTGACAGTTTCTACATAGTTGGATGGAATGTAACCCAGGTCGCCCCTTTCGTTTATCACTTCCCACCAGTTTTTGTGTTTCGTGTTCGTCTGCTGTAAGATGAAGAAGTCGTTCGCTTTAAAGCTAATTGTTTTCGCGTAGGTGGCCTTAAAGTCGTATAAACTGTGCAGCATATCTAAGTCACCTTAAAAATAGATGTAAAACCGGTTAAAGTACCCCTTTAATAAGGGTGGTGTAGCCTTTCACTTACCCATGACTGAAGCCGAGTCTGACATAGTATTGAATAATGcgtgtttcctattaaataactTGTcctaaataaatgtttcttttttgtataattgttgtttaaaagcgaaagttttgaaaattaatgtCACTGTCACACCtactttttgtttatattttttttttgtttttaaacggTTGACAGCTGTCATAAGTGTCATGTGTGAAAGTAGAGCCACGTTGCCAAATAACCACCGGTAATGGAATCATAAAGGTAtatagaataatattaaaatataaattaaaataaaagagattaaaataaacatagtctttaaataaatgtcaaGTATAAATTGTTCTATCTTAAGGTAAAGTTTGGGAAGCTTGACAACATGGCAAAGATTAAGGGGATAGCCAGACAATGTCATATGTCAAAGTGAAACAACGTTGCCAGCTAAGGGtctttaattcaattttaaaggCATTATGATTATCGataacatataataataattaaatattcaaaataaaattaaatacaaagaaGAAAAGTCtccaaataattattaaacaaatattctatttttattctaGAGTAAATTATCAGGCTTGACAACACCGCGAAATGTCATCAAACAGCTGATTTCAATGACGTCAACGTGCCCCCCTGTCAAAAACTTAACCTTCAatcctaattatttttaaattatacaaataaacatttaacaattaaattaatatctgcTCGTTATCGACGGTTTAAATACTATTAGCGATACGCACCATGGTCGACTGTGAAAAAGCTGAAACAATTAATTTggtaatatttgaaaaaaaaataaattgaattaatttttattggctCTTTGTTGCAGCAAAAAGAGTTCGAATGGGTCCTGAACCAGGAGATCCACAAGGGACTGGACCAGATCCATCAAATTCTTGTGGTGAGTGCAATAAGTTCAGGTGACTTAAGTCATATCAAATCAGTACGACCtagttttcatttattataggAATGCGCTAGGAGATTTCCAGTTCAGTTATATGGACATGACAATTCGAGTAAACAGGATAAATTTGTCTTGTCTGTGGCAGCAGATCAGTTGAAATGTGTGGTGACATTGACTGGGGACAGTATTACTCATGCTGTAAGTGCCTTTTATCTCATTTGATAGATACTAATAAGAATTCCCTTTAAGGacataaattttaaagtgaCAAGGCAAAACTCGGCTACAATAGTGAGGACCACTATACAAACTGAATATCCGTGGAAGTTGCAGCAAGTGCAAGATGCTGCCAACCATTTACAGCAGGCCATTTATCATATCGATGATGTGGGAAAGAATTACAAGTTTAAGTAAGTCTTATGTGtgtcatttaattatttatttatttgaatatttttaggtcTTCAGATGAAGTTTTACACATATTGGGAAACATTTTGGGTAGTCTCCAGCGGGGCAGGACAAGCCTAATAGTGCCCAGAAAGAAAACTATGGATGACTTAATTAAGAGTCGCAATATGGTTggtaatgttttttattttataatttttttagtgacaATTGTTTATAGAAATCTCTATCGCCGAACTTATCAGAAGATTTAGCCATAAGCTTCTACATACAAAGTCACAAACTGATATTCGCTATTTACCAATTGGTACATAGTCACGGAGAAATGAAATATGAGTCTACACATGCCGAATGTTCTGTACCATGGTTAAACGAGGTACTTCTGCTGTTTACTGTAGGGCTACAGTTGTGCCAACAGCTAAAAGACAAGGTAAGTCATGTTCGTTGTATTTAAACGGTGGGTAACAGTAGTTTCTTTTTAGATCTGTGTCTTTTCTCAGTATAAAGATTTCACTGTGGGATCCAGACCGCCTAGTCCCTTATAAAAATCTCATTTTAGGGTTATTAGTTGTTGTTCCGAGACTCATTGTCCTAAATATGATATTGTGGATTGTTTTTTTGATCAATTGTTGTTGCCTCTCGTTTAAGGTTTATGTAgtagttattttttaactaaaaattgttttatttattgagtATTTATTTTACTACTTAAATCTAACTCCTTTTCAAGATTTAGACAGAAACTATccgaatatataaattatataatgaaaattgtcaatatatgg includes these proteins:
- the LOC126746066 gene encoding NCK-interacting protein with SH3 domain, which produces MSDSASVMGDLDMLHSLYDFKATYAKTISFKANDFFILQQTNTKHKNWWEVINERGDLGYIPSNYVETVTVSPTFYVKFLENALENIKRKDNEIMAVEKRNDIIVRLKELRKQVEQIPERQNTINNEERFEGDVKFKSYRSHSIEEPIKPVTKSMESIQKSIENIHEEVKSEIYDAKRSEQYESSKKSSDMNCSSVTPVITAQSVYDLVESVRINTNLSHEMSRIAVETVIQGLHELLPASIFPYLSTILSHSQSCLVVDDGQIEQTHDASRLKIIFNELTSCKEDSQQRSWMLHEDEIVIKEYITELISILSNADTSISRHVISSDQYHVITTLIQYYQMEVRWSIRQLLLQAFGVLCSLDKTVISIMLNSVLPGELARDMMANPRNIPKLNYSSLLLTMVFSMGESMPVTNLEYLGQNFLAFILDNIESPPDTDLDEQIPDLFLNLIISFNLQFDDENTNPVLIALEYRQTAKTFCEKILLLLNREEDPIRIFDHQPAPPHSLLKLFKDLFSRHTTADLFYTNDTKVLIDIIVRNIADISPGDMKRHDYLNLCRLVLRNTNYHEHRHRIEDILKCFTRIFCEEGTMSRRDQHLVKEIFTEFPLYFK
- the LOC126746067 gene encoding protein rogdi produces the protein MVDCEKAETINLQKEFEWVLNQEIHKGLDQIHQILVECARRFPVQLYGHDNSSKQDKFVLSVAADQLKCVVTLTGDSITHADINFKVTRQNSATIVRTTIQTEYPWKLQQVQDAANHLQQAIYHIDDVGKNYKFKSSDEVLHILGNILGSLQRGRTSLIVPRKKTMDDLIKSRNMKSLSPNLSEDLAISFYIQSHKLIFAIYQLVHSHGEMKYESTHAECSVPWLNEVLLLFTVGLQLCQQLKDKICVFSQYKDFTVGSRPPSPL